A section of the Methanococcus vannielii SB genome encodes:
- a CDS encoding DUF357 domain-containing protein → MKKIENIITDEKIENYLSRTEEAISIIKKGLPSKKSLLFDVSSDFLLMIDCYFNDAKTFIDKGDYINAFASLNYAYGWIDAGARLGIFNVGDDDVRFTLAK, encoded by the coding sequence ATGAAAAAAATTGAAAATATAATAACTGATGAGAAAATAGAAAATTATTTATCAAGAACTGAAGAAGCAATATCTATTATAAAAAAAGGTTTACCTTCAAAAAAAAGCCTTTTATTCGATGTTTCTTCTGATTTTCTTTTGATGATTGACTGCTACTTTAACGATGCAAAAACATTTATAGATAAAGGGGATTATATAAATGCATTCGCTTCGTTGAATTATGCTTACGGCTGGATAGATGCTGGAGCACGGCTCGGAATTTTTAATGTAGGAGACGACGATGTGAGATTTACACTAGCAAAATAG
- a CDS encoding YitT family protein: MEKKLKTAFDIFLKYILIIVGSAAAACAFGLFLVPNNLIDGGVTGISIMVSHITGLPVPVSILLLNIPFYILGYKHVGKNLIWFSVFSIICLYIFSPIFEAMPQVTSDLFLTSVFGGLLLGFGVGIIIKYGGSLDGTEITAIILNKKTSFSVGQIVMFINVFILGSSGFLFGWDRAMYSIVTCLIETKAIDLTIKGFDESKSVIIVSNNPDELACRIMEKMERGVTYLEGSGGYSKDEKKVLYIVINRLEVSKLKSIIEEVDENAFVTISGVHEVIGGKVKRKRFQC, from the coding sequence ATGGAAAAAAAACTTAAAACTGCATTTGACATATTTTTAAAATATATTTTAATAATAGTAGGTTCAGCTGCTGCTGCATGTGCATTTGGACTTTTTTTAGTCCCCAATAATTTAATTGATGGGGGAGTTACGGGAATTTCAATAATGGTTAGCCATATTACAGGATTACCTGTTCCAGTATCAATACTCCTTTTAAATATCCCTTTTTATATTTTAGGATATAAACACGTTGGAAAAAACTTGATTTGGTTTTCAGTATTTTCAATAATTTGTTTATATATATTTAGCCCGATATTTGAAGCAATGCCTCAAGTTACAAGCGATTTATTTTTAACATCGGTTTTTGGAGGATTACTCCTTGGCTTTGGTGTTGGAATAATAATTAAATACGGTGGATCACTAGACGGTACCGAGATTACTGCAATAATTTTAAATAAAAAAACTTCATTTTCAGTAGGCCAGATAGTGATGTTTATTAACGTGTTCATTTTAGGAAGTTCAGGGTTTCTTTTTGGATGGGATCGGGCAATGTATTCAATTGTAACATGTTTAATTGAAACAAAGGCAATAGATCTTACAATAAAAGGTTTTGATGAATCAAAATCCGTCATTATCGTATCAAATAACCCAGATGAACTAGCATGTAGAATAATGGAAAAAATGGAAAGGGGAGTAACCTATCTTGAAGGAAGCGGAGGATACTCAAAAGACGAAAAAAAGGTACTTTATATAGTAATTAACAGACTTGAGGTTTCTAAGTTAAAATCAATCATTGAAGAGGTTGATGAAAACGCATTTGTAACAATAAGTGGGGTACATGAAGTAATTGGCGGAAAAGTTAAACGAAAAAGGTTTCAATGCTAG
- a CDS encoding ABC transporter substrate-binding protein — MKSLYIILITLLSPFSSIIDIGTDDYEITGVLTVGVYPNLPPYTYEENGELKGFEIDLLTEISKRMKVSPEFIPYNYNNEPYNAVKNRDIDCAISSNFLSAHKNEIKYSRAYLSTYEVILCSKNSKYYRLEDMKGKKIGVLKFSSSEEKGKYLLRSMNFIPVSYDNNEIMIEDLISGNIDAVITDKRYFNHLQEETDSIRFVQELDIKYISIAVNPKNQELVGKIDKILLEMEKDGTYAKIYEKWFSNAKSL; from the coding sequence ATGAAATCACTCTATATAATACTGATAACACTATTAAGCCCATTTTCAAGTATAATCGATATTGGAACTGATGATTATGAAATTACGGGAGTTTTAACCGTTGGAGTTTATCCAAATTTACCGCCCTATACTTATGAAGAAAACGGGGAGCTTAAGGGGTTTGAAATAGATTTATTAACTGAAATATCGAAGAGAATGAAAGTATCTCCTGAATTTATTCCGTATAATTATAATAATGAACCATATAATGCAGTGAAAAATCGAGACATTGACTGTGCAATATCTTCAAACTTTTTATCTGCGCATAAAAATGAGATTAAGTACAGTAGGGCGTATTTAAGTACATATGAAGTTATATTATGCAGTAAAAACAGTAAATATTATAGACTTGAAGACATGAAGGGTAAAAAAATAGGGGTGCTTAAATTTTCATCTTCAGAAGAAAAAGGAAAATATCTTTTAAGGAGTATGAATTTTATTCCCGTAAGTTATGATAATAATGAAATAATGATAGAAGATCTAATTTCCGGAAATATTGACGCTGTTATAACAGATAAAAGATATTTTAACCATTTACAGGAGGAAACGGATTCGATAAGGTTTGTACAAGAACTTGATATAAAATATATAAGTATTGCAGTAAATCCTAAAAATCAGGAACTGGTTGGAAAAATTGATAAAATTTTGCTTGAAATGGAAAAAGATGGAACATATGCCAAAATATATGAAAAATGGTTTTCAAATGCGAAATCACTGTAA
- a CDS encoding segregation and condensation protein A — translation MEFDLWVRIIKESIEQKNVDPWNVNISEITDQYLGTIRELRKFDIRLSADVVLVAGILLRLKSQVLYGECENAFKEEVEDNYDDEEYLDEEYLDDQIVEPIEKKQKEPKLENMTLDGLISTLKTELKKIKEIKPRKKREIVRPTELYRLVEEMIEEDDISDLMEFMILELKKSGGKFIFQNKFKTRDELIKNFLPVLYLANDGKIDLEQETLFEELSIELKK, via the coding sequence ATGGAATTTGACCTATGGGTTAGAATTATTAAAGAAAGTATCGAACAAAAGAATGTTGACCCTTGGAACGTCAACATCTCTGAGATAACGGATCAATACCTTGGAACCATAAGAGAACTTAGAAAATTTGATATACGGCTTTCTGCAGATGTCGTACTGGTTGCAGGGATTTTACTTCGTTTAAAATCGCAAGTACTTTATGGGGAGTGTGAAAATGCGTTTAAAGAGGAAGTTGAAGATAATTATGACGATGAAGAATATTTAGATGAAGAATATTTAGATGACCAAATAGTTGAACCTATTGAAAAAAAACAAAAAGAGCCAAAACTGGAAAATATGACCTTAGATGGCCTTATCAGTACCCTTAAAACTGAACTTAAAAAAATTAAGGAAATAAAACCCCGCAAAAAAAGAGAAATTGTACGGCCAACCGAATTATATAGGTTAGTTGAAGAAATGATTGAAGAAGACGATATTTCCGATCTAATGGAATTTATGATTTTGGAATTAAAAAAATCAGGCGGAAAATTTATATTTCAAAATAAATTTAAAACAAGGGATGAATTAATAAAAAATTTTCTACCTGTATTATATCTTGCAAATGATGGAAAAATTGATTTAGAGCAGGAAACTTTATTTGAAGAATTAAGCATCGAATTAAAAAAATAA
- the thsA gene encoding thermosome subunit alpha: protein MAQPGVLPENMKRYMGRDAQRMNILAGRIIAETVRSTLGPKGMDKMLVDDLGDVVVTNDGVTILREMSVEHPAAKMLIEVAKTQEKEVGDGTTTAVVLAGELLRKAEELLDQNVHPTIVVKGYQMAAQKAQEILKEVACDVSAQDKELLIKIAMTSITGKGAEKAKEQLAEIIVDAVSAVVDEDGKVDKDLIKIEKKQGASIDDTELIKGVLVDKERVSAQMPKKVVNAKIALLNCAIEIKETETDAEIRITDPAKLMEFIEQEEKMLKDMVNEIKASGANVVFCQKGIDDLAQHFLAKEGIVAARRVKKSDMEKLAKATGATVINNIKDLSAADLGDAGIVEEKKISGDAMIFVEECKLPKAVTMLIRGTTEHVIEEVARAVDDAVGVVACTIEDGKIVSGGGSTEVELSLRLREYAEGISGREQLAVRAFADALEVIPRTLAENAGLDAIEILVKVRAAHASNGNKCAGLNVFTGNVEDMCANGVVEPLRVKTQAVQSAAESTEMLLRIDDVIAAEKLRGGAPDMGDMGGMGGMGGMGGMM from the coding sequence ATGGCACAACCAGGAGTTTTACCTGAAAACATGAAAAGGTATATGGGAAGAGATGCTCAGAGAATGAACATTTTAGCAGGAAGGATTATCGCAGAAACCGTAAGATCAACACTCGGCCCAAAAGGAATGGACAAAATGTTAGTTGACGATTTAGGTGACGTTGTTGTTACAAACGACGGAGTTACAATCTTAAGAGAAATGAGTGTAGAACACCCTGCAGCTAAAATGTTAATTGAAGTTGCAAAAACCCAAGAAAAAGAAGTAGGAGATGGTACAACAACCGCAGTTGTACTTGCTGGGGAATTGTTAAGAAAAGCTGAAGAATTATTGGACCAAAACGTACACCCAACAATCGTTGTTAAGGGTTACCAAATGGCTGCACAAAAGGCACAAGAAATTTTAAAAGAAGTTGCATGTGACGTTAGTGCACAAGATAAAGAACTTTTAATAAAAATTGCAATGACATCAATCACCGGAAAGGGTGCTGAAAAAGCTAAAGAACAATTAGCTGAAATTATCGTTGACGCAGTTTCAGCAGTTGTTGACGAAGATGGAAAAGTTGACAAAGACTTAATCAAAATCGAGAAAAAGCAAGGCGCATCAATTGACGACACTGAATTAATCAAAGGTGTTTTGGTTGACAAAGAAAGAGTAAGCGCTCAAATGCCTAAAAAAGTTGTTAACGCAAAAATTGCACTCTTAAACTGTGCAATTGAAATCAAAGAAACCGAAACCGATGCAGAAATTAGAATTACTGACCCTGCAAAATTAATGGAATTCATTGAACAAGAAGAAAAAATGTTAAAAGACATGGTCAATGAAATCAAAGCAAGCGGTGCAAACGTAGTATTCTGTCAAAAAGGAATTGACGACTTAGCACAACACTTCTTAGCTAAAGAAGGAATCGTTGCTGCAAGAAGAGTTAAAAAATCCGACATGGAAAAACTCGCAAAAGCAACCGGTGCAACCGTAATTAATAACATTAAAGACTTAAGCGCTGCTGATTTAGGGGACGCTGGAATCGTTGAAGAGAAGAAAATCTCAGGAGACGCAATGATTTTCGTTGAAGAATGCAAACTTCCAAAAGCAGTTACAATGCTTATCAGGGGTACAACTGAACATGTAATCGAAGAAGTTGCAAGAGCAGTTGACGACGCTGTTGGTGTAGTTGCATGTACAATTGAAGATGGAAAAATCGTATCAGGTGGGGGTTCAACAGAAGTTGAATTATCCTTAAGATTAAGAGAATACGCAGAAGGAATCAGCGGAAGAGAACAACTCGCAGTTAGGGCATTTGCAGATGCTTTAGAGGTAATTCCTAGAACTTTAGCTGAAAACGCAGGACTTGATGCAATCGAAATCCTCGTTAAAGTTAGGGCAGCACACGCAAGCAACGGTAACAAGTGCGCAGGTTTAAACGTATTCACAGGAAACGTTGAAGATATGTGTGCAAACGGCGTTGTTGAACCATTAAGAGTTAAAACTCAAGCAGTTCAATCAGCAGCAGAATCAACAGAAATGTTACTCAGAATCGATGACGTAATTGCTGCAGAAAAATTAAGAGGTGGCGCACCTGACATGGGCGACATGGGCGGAATGGGAGGTATGGGCGGAATGGGAGGAATGATGTAA
- the gatA gene encoding Asp-tRNA(Asn)/Glu-tRNA(Gln) amidotransferase subunit GatA, whose amino-acid sequence MITDRVSDYLEKIEKSDINAFIDLNGERVLKEAKDLEKNEKLKNKSLYGKIIAVKSNINVEGYKISCASKTLDNYTGTYDATVIKKLRSEGALIIGMTNMDEFASGSSGETSYYGPTKNPKALDRIPGGSSSGSAAAVSADLCDMALGSDTGGSIRNPASHCGVVGFKPTYGVVSRQGLCDLAMSFDQIGPLTKTAEDSLNLTNVIKGLDLSNTTSLKTPKFEKKEIKDYKIGVVREFMDVTDEKIRNEIEKGIEVFRDLGCEIVDLSYKYIDLALPTYYLINYVEFYSATRKYDGRRFGEVIEEACGEEVLRRILIGKHISEQEFSGKYYKKALQARKEMKKEMIGLFNSVDLIVGPTVPKLPHKIGEELSPMEMYAYDVLTVLTNICGICSGVVGCGNINGIPVGLQIQGASLDDEKVLSAMIEFENNY is encoded by the coding sequence ATGATTACGGACAGGGTTTCCGATTACTTGGAAAAAATCGAAAAGTCTGATATTAATGCTTTTATCGATTTAAATGGCGAGAGAGTACTTAAAGAAGCAAAAGACTTGGAAAAAAATGAAAAACTTAAAAATAAATCTTTGTATGGAAAAATAATTGCTGTAAAGTCAAATATCAATGTTGAAGGATATAAAATTTCATGTGCATCAAAAACTCTTGATAACTACACGGGAACTTACGATGCAACAGTAATTAAAAAATTACGGTCGGAAGGGGCTTTAATTATTGGTATGACAAACATGGATGAATTTGCAAGCGGGAGTAGTGGCGAAACTTCTTATTATGGCCCTACTAAAAACCCTAAAGCACTGGATAGGATTCCTGGCGGTAGTAGTTCAGGTAGTGCAGCTGCAGTTTCAGCAGATTTATGTGATATGGCACTTGGAAGCGATACTGGGGGAAGTATTAGAAACCCTGCAAGTCACTGCGGTGTAGTTGGATTTAAGCCCACGTATGGGGTTGTTTCAAGACAGGGTTTATGCGACCTTGCAATGAGTTTTGACCAGATTGGGCCGCTTACAAAAACTGCAGAAGATTCCTTGAATTTAACAAATGTTATAAAAGGACTTGATTTATCAAATACTACTTCATTAAAAACTCCCAAATTTGAAAAAAAGGAAATTAAAGACTATAAAATAGGAGTAGTTAGGGAATTTATGGATGTCACCGACGAAAAAATTAGAAATGAAATTGAAAAGGGAATTGAAGTGTTTAGGGATTTAGGTTGCGAAATTGTGGACTTAAGTTATAAATACATTGACCTTGCACTTCCAACATACTACCTAATAAACTATGTTGAATTTTATTCCGCAACTAGAAAATATGATGGAAGAAGGTTTGGGGAGGTTATTGAAGAAGCATGTGGTGAGGAAGTTTTAAGAAGGATTTTAATTGGAAAACACATTAGTGAACAAGAGTTTAGTGGCAAATATTACAAAAAAGCGCTCCAAGCAAGGAAAGAAATGAAAAAAGAAATGATTGGATTATTTAATAGTGTAGATTTAATTGTGGGGCCAACAGTCCCTAAATTACCCCATAAAATTGGTGAGGAACTTTCCCCCATGGAAATGTATGCATACGACGTTCTAACGGTTCTTACAAATATTTGTGGGATATGTTCAGGAGTTGTTGGCTGCGGAAATATTAATGGAATTCCTGTTGGCCTACAAATTCAAGGGGCGTCCCTTGACGATGAAAAAGTATTAAGTGCAATGATTGAATTTGAAAATAATTATTAA
- a CDS encoding prephenate dehydrogenase — MIISIIGGTDGLGKWFASFLKNKGFTVIVSGRDNIKGKEAEKELGVLYTSSNVEASKKGDIVIISVPINVTDSVIKEVAPHVKPGSLLMDITSIKEGPSKLMKEYSNEGVFILPSHPMFGPETPSLKRQVVILTPIEGEINPFFKKIRKFLENEGAKVIVVSPKEHDKIMGVVQGLTHFVYISLGSTLKDLEIDIKESRNFASPIYELMINIIARIIGQNPYLYADIQMHNSQIINIHEAFIKNCEKISKIVQEQDRDSFVENMKNSAEHFGNETKRGLNCSNKAVYAISRENEKLLKSIGKEVGLKHIYSENVHCGILKEVYSDYLVIKQNEKEIILNISNVSLMDDKDLKLWKDENLEKYFTDISVLFKKNIDLSIIIELLAHKFEIQVIDTYSGEKIDKNELSVTFRVYSFNKPELKVLRETFSFIIDNIGGKIRY; from the coding sequence ATGATAATTTCGATAATTGGTGGAACTGACGGCCTTGGAAAATGGTTTGCAAGTTTTTTAAAGAATAAAGGTTTTACAGTAATTGTATCAGGTAGGGATAACATAAAGGGAAAAGAAGCTGAAAAAGAACTTGGTGTTTTATATACAAGTAGTAACGTTGAAGCTTCGAAAAAGGGAGATATTGTAATTATTTCAGTTCCAATAAACGTTACAGATTCAGTCATTAAAGAAGTTGCACCCCATGTAAAGCCTGGATCTTTACTAATGGATATAACTTCAATAAAAGAAGGGCCTTCAAAATTAATGAAAGAATATTCAAATGAAGGCGTTTTTATTTTGCCATCTCACCCGATGTTTGGGCCGGAAACTCCTTCATTAAAAAGACAAGTTGTAATATTGACTCCAATTGAAGGCGAAATTAATCCTTTTTTTAAAAAAATACGTAAATTTTTAGAAAATGAAGGGGCAAAGGTAATTGTTGTATCTCCAAAAGAACATGATAAGATCATGGGTGTTGTTCAGGGATTAACCCATTTCGTGTACATTTCGCTTGGTTCTACGTTAAAAGACCTTGAAATTGATATAAAAGAGTCGAGAAACTTTGCATCTCCAATTTATGAACTAATGATAAATATTATTGCAAGAATTATTGGGCAAAATCCTTATCTTTATGCAGATATACAGATGCATAACTCCCAAATTATCAATATTCATGAAGCATTTATAAAAAACTGCGAAAAAATTAGTAAAATCGTGCAGGAACAGGATCGAGACAGTTTTGTAGAAAACATGAAAAATTCTGCTGAACACTTTGGAAACGAAACTAAAAGAGGCCTTAACTGTTCAAATAAAGCGGTTTATGCAATTTCAAGAGAGAATGAAAAACTTTTAAAGTCCATTGGAAAAGAAGTCGGTTTGAAGCATATTTATTCTGAAAATGTGCATTGTGGGATTTTAAAGGAAGTTTATTCAGATTATCTAGTTATTAAACAGAATGAAAAAGAAATAATTTTAAATATTTCAAATGTTTCACTCATGGATGATAAAGACCTTAAACTTTGGAAAGACGAAAATTTGGAAAAATATTTCACAGATATTTCCGTTTTATTTAAAAAAAACATTGATTTGAGTATTATTATTGAATTATTAGCCCATAAATTTGAAATTCAAGTAATTGACACATATTCGGGGGAAAAAATTGATAAAAATGAATTGAGTGTAACTTTCAGAGTATATTCATTTAATAAACCTGAATTAAAGGTGCTTAGGGAAACTTTCAGTTTTATTATCGATAATATCGGGGGAAAAATAAGATACTAG
- a CDS encoding site-2 protease family protein: MGYRENIFSFNHIEIKDLIISSFLIALVFIWPRGFPTLNTGFLAQFIATFFTVGLAFILHELAHRTVARKFGAWSEFRAWYEGLAIAIVLKIILGFTFIAPGAVYIHKDYLTTKENALISLAGPLTNVTLAILFLILPIPPIIFSGHYIDISGYGYYVNMFLAFFNMLPIYPFDGSKVISWNFLVWLLIFIPLFVLTFF, encoded by the coding sequence ATGGGATACCGTGAAAACATATTTAGTTTTAACCACATTGAAATAAAAGACTTGATTATTTCTTCATTTTTAATCGCACTTGTATTTATCTGGCCAAGGGGATTTCCAACGTTAAATACTGGCTTTTTAGCTCAGTTCATAGCTACATTTTTTACAGTTGGACTTGCATTTATATTACACGAACTCGCCCATAGAACAGTTGCAAGAAAATTTGGAGCTTGGAGTGAATTTAGGGCATGGTATGAAGGACTTGCAATTGCAATAGTTTTAAAAATAATTTTGGGATTTACATTTATTGCACCTGGGGCAGTATATATTCATAAAGATTATTTAACAACAAAAGAAAACGCCCTTATTTCCTTAGCTGGACCTTTAACAAATGTAACACTTGCAATTTTATTTTTGATACTACCAATACCTCCAATAATTTTTTCAGGACATTATATCGATATTTCAGGATATGGGTACTATGTAAACATGTTTTTGGCATTTTTCAATATGCTTCCAATATATCCGTTTGACGGTTCAAAAGTAATCTCTTGGAATTTTTTAGTATGGCTTTTAATATTTATTCCCCTATTTGTACTGACGTTCTTCTAA
- the alr gene encoding alanine racemase — protein MISHPIWAEIDLNAVKNNIKEIRRITNSDSQIMAVVKANAYGHGAVEISKVVLKNGADRLAVARSKEAIELRNAGFKCPILVFGYNTIEEILELIKNDVILTVYSIEIAKDIQKIAKDIQKIAKDIQKIAKVHLKIDTGMNRLGFIPDKKTINEILKISEFLNIEIEGIYTHFADADNSDKTYTKKQFSKFMEFLTDLEDSGINIPIKHVSNSAAIIDHPETHLNMVRPGIILYGLYPSELVQKDKINLEPVMSLKCLITHVKDVPRGTKISYGCTYITKKKSKIASIPLGYADGFTRMLKNGKVLVGGKRAPIVGRICMDQCMADVSNIDDVKIGDTVLVFGKHEKYTVPVEEISNELKTINYELVCMISNRVPRVYRY, from the coding sequence ATGATTTCACATCCAATATGGGCTGAAATTGATTTAAATGCAGTTAAAAATAATATTAAAGAAATAAGGAGAATTACAAACTCGGATTCCCAGATAATGGCAGTAGTAAAAGCAAATGCTTATGGACACGGGGCAGTTGAAATTTCAAAAGTAGTTTTAAAAAACGGTGCCGATAGGCTTGCTGTTGCAAGATCAAAAGAAGCTATTGAATTAAGAAATGCAGGATTTAAATGCCCTATTTTAGTCTTTGGATATAATACAATAGAAGAAATTTTGGAACTGATTAAAAACGATGTTATATTAACAGTTTATTCTATTGAAATTGCAAAAGACATTCAAAAGATTGCAAAAGACATTCAAAAGATTGCAAAAGACATTCAAAAGATTGCAAAAGTACATTTAAAGATAGATACCGGAATGAATAGACTTGGATTTATTCCCGATAAAAAGACTATTAATGAAATATTGAAAATTAGTGAATTTTTAAATATCGAAATTGAGGGAATATATACACATTTTGCAGATGCGGATAATTCTGATAAAACGTATACAAAAAAGCAATTTTCAAAATTTATGGAATTTTTGACTGATTTAGAAGATTCGGGAATTAATATTCCAATAAAGCATGTATCAAACAGTGCAGCAATAATTGATCATCCGGAAACTCATTTAAACATGGTAAGGCCGGGAATTATTCTTTATGGGCTTTATCCATCGGAATTAGTCCAAAAAGATAAGATTAATTTAGAGCCCGTTATGAGCTTAAAGTGCTTGATTACACACGTAAAAGACGTTCCAAGGGGAACAAAAATAAGCTATGGCTGTACATATATTACCAAAAAAAAATCAAAAATTGCATCTATTCCCTTAGGTTATGCGGATGGATTTACAAGGATGTTAAAGAATGGAAAAGTCCTAGTTGGTGGAAAAAGGGCGCCAATTGTTGGACGGATATGTATGGATCAGTGTATGGCGGATGTTTCCAATATAGATGACGTAAAAATTGGCGATACAGTACTTGTTTTTGGAAAACATGAAAAGTATACTGTTCCAGTAGAAGAAATTTCAAACGAACTAAAAACTATAAATTATGAACTGGTCTGCATGATTTCTAACCGCGTTCCAAGAGTATATAGATATTAA
- the ald gene encoding alanine dehydrogenase, with protein MLIGVPKEIKNNENRVAITPAGVEAFVLSGHKVYIEKNAGTGSGITDEEYESAGAEILNTAKEVFDTAEMIIKVKEPLKSEFELFKEGQILFTYLHLAPEPELTKVLLDKKIIGIAYETVQLDDRSLPLLTPMSEVAGRMAIQLGAQFLEKQEGGKGVLLGGVPGVEPAEVVIVGGGIVGTNAAKIAVGMGAKVTILDVNTRRLAYLDEIFGNKVTTLMSNSFNIAKAVKKADLLVGCVLIPGAKAPKLVSEEMVKSMQQGSVIVDVAIDQGGSIETIDRITTHDNPTYEKYGVIHYAVANIPGAVSRTSTFALTNVTLPYALQIANKGYKKAMSENPALLNGLNVINGKITYEAIANAHNLPYTPVEKALNE; from the coding sequence ATGTTAATTGGAGTACCAAAAGAAATCAAAAACAATGAAAACAGGGTAGCAATTACTCCTGCAGGTGTAGAGGCATTTGTTTTATCGGGTCACAAAGTATACATTGAAAAAAACGCAGGAACAGGTAGTGGAATTACGGATGAAGAATACGAAAGTGCAGGTGCTGAAATATTAAATACTGCAAAAGAAGTATTTGATACTGCAGAAATGATTATAAAAGTTAAAGAACCTTTAAAATCAGAATTTGAACTTTTTAAAGAAGGGCAAATTTTATTCACGTATCTACACCTTGCACCCGAACCTGAACTTACAAAAGTTCTTTTGGATAAAAAAATTATTGGAATTGCTTATGAAACCGTACAGCTTGATGATAGAAGTTTACCATTACTAACTCCCATGAGTGAAGTTGCAGGAAGAATGGCAATACAGCTTGGTGCACAGTTTTTAGAAAAACAGGAAGGTGGAAAAGGTGTGCTGTTAGGGGGAGTTCCGGGAGTTGAGCCTGCTGAAGTTGTAATCGTTGGTGGAGGGATAGTTGGTACAAATGCCGCAAAAATCGCAGTTGGGATGGGTGCAAAAGTAACGATTTTAGACGTTAATACGAGAAGACTTGCATATTTAGATGAAATTTTTGGAAATAAGGTAACAACACTAATGTCAAACAGTTTTAATATTGCAAAAGCGGTTAAAAAGGCGGATTTACTCGTAGGTTGTGTTTTAATTCCGGGTGCAAAAGCTCCAAAATTAGTTTCAGAAGAAATGGTAAAATCAATGCAACAAGGTTCAGTAATTGTTGATGTTGCAATTGATCAGGGCGGTTCAATTGAAACAATCGATAGAATTACAACACACGACAACCCAACGTATGAAAAATATGGTGTTATCCACTACGCAGTTGCAAACATTCCGGGCGCAGTTTCTAGAACCTCAACTTTCGCATTAACAAACGTTACCCTCCCTTATGCATTACAAATTGCAAATAAAGGTTACAAAAAAGCAATGAGTGAAAATCCAGCATTATTAAATGGTTTAAATGTAATTAATGGCAAAATTACTTATGAAGCTATTGCAAACGCACATAACCTTCCATACACACCAGTAGAAAAAGCTTTAAATGAATAA
- a CDS encoding DUF555 domain-containing protein, translating into MGNYHVTLQASYIAKNVEDVEDAIGVAISQIGKLLNKGSLDYVDIDVGLTICPKCGEPIDCVLVVAKTAIVGILLSMKVFNAESPEHAVRIAKSSIGRALKDIPLEDVDVVEI; encoded by the coding sequence ATGGGAAATTACCACGTAACATTACAGGCTTCATATATTGCAAAAAATGTTGAAGATGTAGAGGATGCAATTGGAGTTGCAATATCCCAAATTGGAAAACTTTTAAACAAAGGAAGTTTAGACTACGTAGATATTGACGTTGGTTTAACAATCTGCCCAAAATGTGGCGAACCAATTGATTGTGTACTTGTCGTTGCAAAAACTGCAATTGTAGGTATATTATTATCTATGAAGGTATTCAATGCAGAAAGCCCTGAGCATGCAGTTAGAATTGCAAAATCCTCAATTGGAAGGGCTTTAAAGGATATCCCGTTGGAAGATGTGGATGTTGTAGAAATTTAA
- a CDS encoding SH3 domain-containing protein — translation MGNYIVIKERKSEAEKPIQLVKGETVECIEESDDNSDWAGWILCKGINKEGWVPKQIVERTNNQGLILDDYDAIEFDLEVGEVIIAEKVLNGWAYGAKKDDPLGKAWAPLNHLQIM, via the coding sequence ATGGGCAATTACATAGTAATTAAAGAAAGAAAATCTGAAGCAGAAAAGCCAATTCAACTGGTGAAAGGTGAGACTGTTGAGTGTATTGAAGAATCAGATGATAATAGTGATTGGGCCGGCTGGATTTTATGCAAAGGGATTAATAAAGAAGGATGGGTTCCGAAGCAGATAGTTGAAAGGACAAACAATCAAGGATTGATTTTAGATGACTATGATGCAATTGAGTTTGATTTAGAAGTAGGGGAGGTTATAATTGCTGAAAAAGTTTTAAATGGCTGGGCCTATGGGGCAAAAAAAGATGATCCGTTGGGAAAAGCATGGGCCCCATTAAATCATTTACAGATAATGTAG